One Ezakiella massiliensis genomic window, CTATTAGTCATCTAGACCCTCGTCTGTCAAAATAAAAACTCCATCCTTGGTAACGGCCATGGTGTGTTCGTATTGGCAAGATAGTGATCCATCCTTGGTCCTAGCTGTCCAACCGTTTTTGTCCATTTTCATTCTCCAATCGCCAACATTTATCATTGGTTCAATTGTAAAGACCATGCCTTCACGCATCCTGGCGCCCTTGATTCCACTGTTGTAATGAAAAACTTGTGGATCTTCGTGCATTTTTCTGCCAATACCGTGGCCAATAAAATCACGAACTGGCGAAAAACCAAATTGACTTACATAGTCTTCAATGCAAATACCAATTTCTCCAAAATGGACGCCTGGTTTGCAAATTTCAATAGCCTTCATCAGCGAATCATGGGTTACCTCCATGAGTTTTTTGGCCTCATCAGAAATTTCACCAACTGCGTATGACCAAGCCGAGTCTGATAAATAACCATCTAAGTCCAC contains:
- the map gene encoding type I methionyl aminopeptidase, with the protein product MISIKTESMIKGMKKSGRLLKSTHYELEKHIKPGITTMELDKIAEDFIRSHGGIPAQIGYQGYKYATCISVNDEICHGFPNSYKLKEGDILTIDMVVDLDGYLSDSAWSYAVGEISDEAKKLMEVTHDSLMKAIEICKPGVHFGEIGICIEDYVSQFGFSPVRDFIGHGIGRKMHEDPQVFHYNSGIKGARMREGMVFTIEPMINVGDWRMKMDKNGWTARTKDGSLSCQYEHTMAVTKDGVFILTDEGLDD